From the genome of Cryptococcus neoformans var. neoformans B-3501A chromosome 1, whole genome shotgun sequence, one region includes:
- a CDS encoding hypothetical protein (Match to EST gb|CF194507.1|CF194507), which translates to MPVNRAVMKKWFPVEVMPIFGIVGIACVGATAYLWKLSQGPEVVWDRSSDWRPWDKVKHDENLKYITVNPEFWAQRRAQAAGTKTGERAVDAI; encoded by the exons ATGCCCGTC AACCGTGCTGTCATGAAGAAGTGGTTCCCCGTTGAAGTCATGCCCATCTTCGG CATTGTCGGTATCGCTTGTGTTGGTGCCACTGCCTATCTCTGGAAGCTCTCTCAG GGCCCTGAGGTCGTCTGGGACCGATCTTCTGACTGGAGGCCCTGGGACAAGGTCAAGCACGACGAGAAC CTCAAGTACATCACTGTTAACCCCGAGTTCTGGGCTCAGCGAAGGGCTCAGGCCGCTGGTACCAAGACCGGCGAGCGAGCTGTTGATGCTATCTAA
- a CDS encoding hypothetical protein (Match to EST gb|CF187472.1|CF187472; Similar to gi|34898394|ref|NP_910543.1| EST AU065533(C2174) corresponds to a region of the predicted gene.~Similar to Homo sapiens splicing factor Prp8 mRNA, complete cds.(AF092565) [Oryza sativa (japonica cultivar-group)], FASTA scores: opt: 7973, E(): 0, (68.164% identity (84.318% similar) in 2538 aa overlap (5-2531:18-2360)); HMMPfam hit to Mov34, Mov34/MPN/PAD-1 family, score: 48.3, E(): 2.1e-11), which translates to MSTVPPGFGAPPPGFTPQPNGNGDGMEGDFFGQLSQEEIDKKARKWRQSQKRRFNSKRRQGGGGGVDFGKADLPPEHIRKIIKDHGDMSNRKFRNDKRVHLGALKYVPHAVMKLLENIPMPWEQVREVPVLYHISGAITFVNEVPRVIEPVYHAQWASMWLAMRREKRDRRHFKRMRFPPFDDEEPPMDYGDNVLDVEPLEAIQLELDEEDDEAILEWFYDPKPLVDTPQVNGSSYKYFQLALPQMANLYRIGRQLLSDYSDNNAFYLFDKKSFFTAKALNIALPGGPKFEPLYRDMDAFDEDWNEFNDINKIIIRNVIRSEYKVAFPHLYNSLPRSVYIGVYHEPKNVYIKTDDPDLPAFYFDPLINPISQRVVQEAHTPLVSHEDQVFGFGNDEDVEFELPEEVEPFLGERDLENENTSDAIALYWAPYPYNLRSGKMKRAQDVPLIKNLYLEHCPDGQPVKIRVSYQKLLKVYVLNALHNKPPKAMVKRNLFRSLKNTKFFQATTLDWVEAGLQVCRQGYNMLNLLIHRKNLNYLHLDYNLNLKPIKTLTTKERKKSRFGNAFHLCREILRLTKLIVDAHVQFRLGNVDAFQLADGLQYMFAHVGQLTGMYRYKYKLMKQIRMCKDLKHVIYSRFNTGPVGKGPGVGFWAPGWRVWLFFMRGIVPLLERWLGNLLARQFEGRNSKGIAKTVTKQRVESHFDLELRAAVMHDILDMMPEGVKQNKAKTILQHLSEAWRCWKANIPWKVPGMPAAIENIILRYVKSKADWWTSVAHYNRERIRRGATVDKAVVRKNLGRLTRLYLKAEQERQNGYLKDGPYITSEEGTAILISTAHWFESRKFAPIPFPPLSYKHDTKLLVLALEKLKEAYSVHGRLNQSQREELALVEQAYDNPHECLSRIKRLLLTQRAFKEAGIEFFDTYDKLIPCYDVEPLEKLSDAYLDQFLWYEADKRRLFPSWVKPSDSEPPPLLVYKWCQGINNLTDIWDTSEGESVVMMETVLARVYEKVDLTLLSRLLRLIMDHNLADYITSKNNTTLTFKDMSHINTYGMIRGLQFSSFVFQYYGLVLDLLILGLERASEIAGLPEAPNGFLQFKNREIETKHPIRFYSRYVDRIHMLFRFTAEESRDLIQRYLSVQPDPNNENVIGYNNKRCWPRDCRMRLIKHDVNLGRAVFWNVKNSLPRSLTTIEWEDTFVSVYSKDNPQLLFSMCGFEVRILPRVRTQHGEAYSLKDGVWNLTQESTKERTAQAFLRVSDQGIQDFNNRIRQILMSSGSATFAKIINKWNTCLIGLMTYYREAVVHTNELLDSLVKAENKVQTRVKIGLNSKMPSRFPPCVFYSPKELGGLGMLSMGFVLIPQSDLRWSKQTDSGGITHFRSGMTHEEDQLIPNLYRYLQPWEAEFLDSARVWSEYALKRKEATASNRRLTLEDLEDSWDRGIPRINTLFQKDRHTLAYDKGWRVRQYFSQFFRLRNQPFIWTNQRHDGKLWQLNNYRVDVISALGGVEGILEHSLFKGTAFPTWEGLFWEKACLQNGTRLLRADGSEVLVEDVQEGDQLLGPDGTSRTASKIVRGEERLYRIKTHEGLEDLVCTHNHILSMYKERSGSERAHSPSADLSLTDSHERVDVTVDDFVRLPQQEQQKYQLFRSTASVRHERPSTSKLDTTLLRINSIELEDEPTKWSGFVVDKDSLYLRHDYLVLHNSGFEESMKNKRLTNAQRSGLSQIPNRRFTMWWSPTINRANVYVGFQVQLDLTGVFMHGKIPTLKISLIQIFRAHLWQKIHESVVMDLCQVFDQEMEALQIETVQKETIHPRKSYKMNSSASDILLFSSYKWQISRPSLLTDNRDTMDGTTSNKFWLDIQLRWGDFDSHDIERYARAKYLDYSSDSQSIYPSPTGNLIAIDLAYNLYSAYGCYFPGLKPLLQQAMAKIMKANPALYVLRERIRKGLQLYSSEPTEPYLNSSNYSELFSNQIIWFVDDTNVYRVTVHKTFEGNLTTKPINGAIFIFNPRTGQLFLKIIHTSVWAGQKRLGQLAKWKTAEEVAALVRSLPVEEQPKQVIVTRKGMLDPLEVHLLDFPNIVIKGSELQLPFQATLKMEKFGDLILRATQPQMVLFNLYDDWLKSISSYTAFSRLILILRALHVNNEKSKIILRPDKNTITESYHIWPSLSDDEWMKVEVALKDLILADFGKRNSVNVASLTASEIRDIILGMEIAAPSVQRQQMAEIEKNTEAAAQVTALQTKTTNIHGDEIVVTTTTQYEQQTFASKSDWRVRAISATNLPLRVNHIFVGNDDVKDDAGSYTYVIPKNVLRSFIVNADLRTQVVAYLYGTSPPDNKQVKEIKAVAWIPQRGTNNGVDLPVTLPKHDFLLKDLEPLGWIKTQSQELNHLSPQDVTTQAKIMAAHPEWGPQSICVTCSFTPGSVSLNAWDLTVAGFEWGRKNEDVTGQNPGFNPSMANRVQLLLSDRILGMTLVPEGGIWNYGVGLTQSWSEKIPYTMTLDKPEAFWAPCHRPNAFLNFASMEGDDAADVENSLE; encoded by the exons ATGTCCACCGTTCCGCCAGGATTCGGTGCGCCGCCCCCGGGATTCACCCCTCAGCCAAACGGAAACGGAGACGGCATGGAGGGAGACTTCTTTGGACAATTAAGCcaggaggagattgataAGAAGGCCAGAAAATGGAGGCAGAGtcagaagagaagatttAACTCTAAGAGAAGACagggtggcggtggtggtgtgGATTTTGGCAAGGCT GATCTGCCGCCAGAGCACATCAGAAAAATCATCAAGGATCACGGAGATATGTCAAATAGGAAGTTTAGGAATGACAAGCGAGTGCATTTGGGTGCCTTGAAGTACGTGCCTCATGCGGTCATGAAGCTTTTGGAGAACATCCCAATGCCCTGGGAA CAAGTACGAGAGGTTCCAGTGCTCTACCACATTTCCGGTGCCATCACCTTTGTCAACGAAGTTCCCCGAGTTATTGAACCAGTGTACCACGCTCAGTGGGCTTCTATGTGGCTTGCGATGCGTCGAGAAAAGCGAGATCGACGACACTTTAAGCGAATGCGATTCCCTCCATTTGATGACGAAGAGCCGCCGATGGATTATGGAGATAATGTATTGGATGTTGAGCCGTTAGAGGCCATTCAGTTGGAATtagatgaggaagacgatgaggCTATCTTGGAATGGTTCTACGACCCCAAGCCCCTCGTTGACACCCCTCAAGTCAATGGGTCCAGCTACAAATATTTCCAACTCGCCCTTCCTCAGATGGCCAACTTGTACCGAATTGGTAGACAATTGTTGAGCGATTACTCGGACAACAACGCATTCTATTTGTTCGATAAGAAGAGTTTCTTCACCGCCAAAGCGCTTAACATTGCCTTGCCTGGTGGCCCCAAATTCGAGCCGTTATACCGAGACATGGACGCCTTCGACGAGGACTGGAACGAATTCAATGATATCAACAAGATTATCATTCGAAACGTCATCCGATCCGAGTACAAGGTTGCCTTCCCTCATCTCTAcaactctcttcctcgatCCGTCTACATTGGTGTCTATCACGAGCCCAAGAACGTTTACATCAAGACCGATGACCCCGACCTCCCTGCATTCTACTTTGACCCTCTTATCAACCCCATCTCTCAGCGAGTCGTGCAGGAAGCTCACACTCCTCTCGTCTCCCATGAGGATCAAGTCTTCGGATTTGGTaacgatgaagatgttgagTTCGAGTTGCCCGAGGAGGTAGAGCCATTCttgggagagagggattTGGAGAATGAGAATACTTCGGACGCCATCGCGTTGTATTGGGCACCATACCCTTACAATTTGCGAAGTGGCAAAATGAAGCGAGCTCAGGATGTGCCTTTGATCAAGAACCTTTATCTTGAACATTGCCCTGACGGTCAGCCCGTCAAGATTAGAGTTTCTTACCAGAAGCTTCTTAAGGTGTACGTGTTGAACGCTCTCCACAACAAGCCCCCCAAGGCGATGGTCAAGCGAAACCTTTTCCGAAGTTTGAAGAACACCAAGTTTTTCCAGGCCACCACTCTTGACTGGGTGGAAGCCGGTCTTCAAGTTTGTCGCCAAGGTTACAACATGCTCAACCTTCTTATCCACCGAAAGAACCTCAATTACCTCCATCTTGATTACAATCTCAACCTCAAGCCCATTAAGACTCTTACGACCAAGGAGCGAAAGAAGTCTCGATTCGGTAACGCTTTCCACCTTTGCCGAGAAATTCTTCGTCTCACCAAGCTCATTGTTGACGCCCACGTTCAATTCCGACTCGGTAACGTCGACGCTTTCCAGCTTGCTGATGGTCTTCAGTACATGTTCGCGCACGTCGGTCAATTGACCGGTATGTATCGATACAAGTACAAGCTTATGAAGCAAATCCGTATGTGCAAGGATCTCAAGCACGTCATCTACTCGAGGTTCAACACTGGCCCTGTTGGTAAGGGTCCTGGTGTCGGTTTCTGGGCGCCCGGATGGAGAGTCTGGTTGTTCTTCATGAGGGGTATTGTCCCTTTGCTTGAAAGATGGTTGGGTAACTTGCTGGCTAGGCAGTTCGAGGGTAGGAACAGTAAGGGTATAGCCAAGACTGTTACCAAGCAAAGAGTGGAGTCTCACTTCGACTTGGAACTCCGTGCTGCCGTTATGCACGATATCTTGGA TATGATGCCTGAAGGTGTCAAACAAAACAAGGCCAAGACCATTCTCCAACATCTTTCCGAAGCTTGGCGATGCTGGAAAGCTAATATCCCTTGGAAGGTCCCTGGTATGCCCGCTGCCATTGAAAACATCATTCTTCGATACGTCAAATCCAAGGCCGATTGGTGGACGTCTGTTGCCCACTACAACCGAGAACGTATCAGGCGAGGCGCTACTGTCGACAAGGCTGTCGTTCGTAAGAACCTTGGTCGATTGACGAGATTGTACCTCAAGGCTGAGCAGGAGAGGCAGAACGGTTATCTAAAGGACGGTCCTTACATCACTTCCGAAGAGGGTACCGCTATCCTTATCTCTACTGCTCACTGGTTTGAATCTCGGAAGTTTGCTCCtatccccttccctccacTTTCTTACAAGCACGACACCAAGCTTCTcgttcttgcccttgaaaAGCTCAAGGAAGCGTACAGCGTACACGGTCGACTTAATCAGTCTCAACGAGAAGAGTTGGCGCTGGTTGAGCAGGCATATGATAACCCGCACGAGTGTTTGTCGCGTATCAAGAGGTTATTACTGACTCAACGCGCGTTCAAGGAAGCTGGTATTGAGTTCTTTGACACTTATGACAAGTTGATCCCTTGTTATG ACGTTGAGCCTCTCGAAAAACTCAGTGACGCGTATCTTGACCAGTTCTTGTGGTATGAGGCCGATAAGAGAAGGCTTTTCCCTAGTTGGGTCAAG CCCTCCGATTCTGAgccccctcccctcctcGTTTACAAATGGTGTCAGGGTATTAACAACTTGACCGATATTTGGGACACTTCTGAAGGCGAATCGGTCGTGATGATGGAGACAGTGTTGGCAAGAGTGTATGAGAAGGTTGACTTGACTCTTCTCAGTCGATTGTTGCGTCTTATCATGGACCACAATTTGGCTGATTACATCACTTCAAAGAACAACAC TACTCTTACCTTCAAGGATATGTCCCACATCAACACCTACGGTATGATTCGAGGTCTCCAGTTCTCCTCATTCGTCTTCCAGTACTACGGTCTcgtccttgatcttctcatccttggtCTTGAGCGAGCCAGTGAAATCGCCGGTCTTCCTGAAGCACCCAACGGTTTCCTTCAGTTCAAGAATCGAGAGATCGAGACCAAACACCCCATCCGTTTCTACTCTCGATACGTCGACCGTATCCATATGCTGTTCCGATTCACCGCTGAGGAGTCTCGAGACCTTATCCAGCGATATCTCAGTGTTCAGCCTGATCCTAACAACGAAAACGTCATCGGTTATAACAACAAGCGGTGCTGGCCCCGAGATTGTCGAATGAGGCTTATCAAGCATGATGTAAACCTTGGTCGTGCAGTCTTCTGGAATGTCAAGAACTCTTTGCCTAGGTCTCTCACTACCATCGAGTGGGAAGACACATTTGTCTCTGTCTACTCCAAGGATAACCCTCAGCTCTTGTTTTCCATGTGCGGTTTCGAAGTCCGAATCCTTCCCCGAGTCCGTACACAGCACGGCGAGGCTTACTCTTTGAAAGACGGCGTTTGGAATCTTACTCAAGAGTCTACCAAAGAACGAACTGCCCAGGCGTTTTTGCGTGTCTCTGACCAGGGTATTCAAGATTTCAACAACCGTATCCGACAGATTCTCATGAGCTCTGGTAGTGCCACTTTTGCGAAGATCATCAATAAGTGGAACACCTGTCTTATTGGTTTGATGACTTATTACCGAGAGGCCGTCGTGCACACCAACGAGTTGCTTGATTCTCTTGTCAAGGCCGAAAACAAGGTCCAGACTCGTGTCAAGATTGGTCTTAACTCTAAGATGCCTTCTCGTTTCCCGCCCTGTGTCTTTTACTCCCCTAAGGAACTTGGTGGTCTCGGTATGCTTTCCATGGGCTTCGTACTCATTCCTCAGTCCGATTTGAGGTGGTCCAAGCAGACCGACAGTGGTGGAATTACTCACTTCCGCTCTGGTATGACCCACGAGGAGGACCAATTGATTCCTAACTTGTACCGATACTTGCAACCTTGGGAAGCGGAGTTCCTGGACTCTGCCAGAGTGTGGTCTGAATAcgctttgaagaggaaggaagctACC GCTTCTAACCGTCGACTCACCCTTGAAGATCTCGAAGACAGTTGGGACCGAGGTATTCCTAGGATTAACACCCTTTTCCAGAAGGACAGGCACACTCTTGCTTACGACAAGGGATGGCGAGTTCGTCAATACTTCAGTCAATTCTTCCGACT CCGTAATCAACCATTCATCTGGACTAACCAGCGGCATGATGGTAAACTCTGGCAACTTAATAACTACCGGGTTGATGTCATCTCTGCTCTCGGTGGTGTTGAGGGTATCTTGGAGCACTCCTTGTTCAAGGGAACTGCCTTCCCAACCTGGGAGGGTCTGTTCTGGGAGAAAGCCTGTCTGCAGAATGGTACTCGTCTTCTCCGTGCCGATGGCTCTGAGGTCCTTGTGGAAGATGTTCAGGAGGGCGATCAACTTCTTGGTCCCGATGGAACGAGCAGGACGGCGAGCAAGATTGTTCGCGGCGAAGAGCGTCTCTACCGTATCAAAACCCATGAGGGGCTCGAAGATCTTGTCTGTACCCATAACCACATCCTTTCTATGTATAAAGAAAGGTCTGGTTCGGAGCGAGCTCATTCTCCTAGTGCCGACCTCAGCCTCACAGACAGCCATGAGAGAGTCGATGTGACTGTCGATGACTTTGTCCGCCTTCCTCAACAAGAGCAACAGAAGTATCAGCTTTTCCGTTCAACTGCTTCTGTGCGACACGAGCGACCATCCACTTCTAAATTAGACACCACCTTGTTACGCATCAATTCTATCGAGCTTGAGGACGAGCCTACGAAGTGGTCCGGTTTTGTGGTTGACAAAGACAGTCTTTATCTTCGTCATGACTATTTGGTATTGCACAACTCAGGCTTTGAGGAGTC CATGAAAAACAAGCGACTGACCAACGCCCAACGTTCCGGTCTTTCTCAGATTCCTAATCGTCGATTCACCATGTGGTGGTCTCCTACCATCAACAGAGCCAATGTCTACGTTGGTTTCCAAGTCCAGCTCGATTTGACTGGTGTTTTCATGCACGGTAAGATCCCCACTTTGAAGATCTCTTTGATTCAAATCTTCCGAGCGCACTTATGGCAGA AGATCCACGAGTCGGTTGTTATGGATTTGTGTCAAGTCTTCGATCAAGAG ATGGAGGCACTCCAAATCGAGACTGTTCAGAAAGAGACTATCCACCCGCGAAAGTCGTACAAGATGAACTCTTCGGCTTCCGacattctccttttctcgtcTTACAAGTGGCAGATCTCTCGCCCTTCCCTGCTTACTGATAACCGGGACACTATGGATGGCACTACCTCCAACAAGTTCTGGCTCGACATCCAGCTCCGATGGGGTGACTTTGACTCTCATGACATCGAGCGTTACGCCCGTGCGAAGTACCTCGACTATTCTTCGGACAGTCAGTCTATCTACCCATCGCCCACTGGTAATCTTATCGCGATTGACTTGGCATACAACCTCTATTCGGCGTACGGCTGTTACTTCCCCGGTCTCAAGCCACTCCTCCAGCAAGCGATGGCGAAGATCATGAAGGCCAACCCCGCTTTGTATGTTTTACGTGAGCGTATAAGGAAGGGTCTTCAGCTCTACTCATCTGAGCCTACTGAACCTTATCTTAACTCTTCCAACTACTCCGAGTTGTTCTCAAACCAGATTATCTGGTTCGTAGACGACACTAATGTCTACCGAGTCACAGTTCACAAGACTTTTGAAGGTAACTTGACTACCAAGCCCATCAACGGTGCtattttcatcttcaatccTCGTACTGGTCAACTCTTCTTAAAGATCATTCACACCTCGGTTTGGGCTGGTCAGAAGCGTCTAGGTCAATTGGCCAAATGGAAGACGGCCGAAGAAGTCGCTGCTTTGGTTCGATCATTGCCCGTGGAAGAACAACCTAAACAAGTCATTGTTACTCGAAAGGGTATGCTTGACCCCTTGGAAGTCCATTTGCTTGATTTCCCCAACATCGTTATCAAGGGTTCCGAACTCCAGTTACCATTCCAAGCGACTCTCAAGATGGAGAAATTTGGTGACTTAATCCTG CGTGCAACTCAACCCCAAATGGTTTTGTTCAATCTTTATGACGATTGGCTCAAGTCTATCTCAAGTTACACTGCCTTCTCTCGTCTTATTCTTATCCTTCGTGCTTTGCACGTCAACAACGAGAAGTCTAAGATTATTTTGAGACCTGACAAGAATACTATCACAGAGTCTTACC ACATTTGGCCATCGCTCAGTGACGACGAGTGGATGAAGGTTGAAGTGGCTCTCAAGGATCTCATTTTGGCCGACTTTGGTAAGAGGAATAGCGTCAACGTAGCCTCCCTCACAGCCAGCGAAATTCGAGACATCATTCTGGGTATGGAGATTGCAGCGCCATCCGTTCAACGACAACAGATGGCTGAGATCGAAAAGAACACCGAGGCTGCCGCTCAGGTTACTGCTCTTCAGACCAAAACTACCAACATCCATGGTGACGAGATTGTCGTCACGACAACTACCCAGTACGAACAGCAAACCTTTGCTAGTAAGTCTGACTGGCGTGTACGAGCTATCAGTGCCACCAATTTGCCACTCCGTGTCAACCACATCTTTGTCGgcaatgatgatgtgaaGGACGATGCTGGCAGCTACACATACGTTATTCCCAAGAACGTCTTACGAAGCTTCATTGTCAACGCCGATCTCCGTACACAGGTCGTTGCCTACCTTTATGGTACTTCACCCCCTGACAACAAGCAGGTTAAGGAGATCAAGGCCGTCGCTTGGATCCCTCAGAGGGGTACCAACAACGGTGTAGATCTTCCTGTTACCTTACCTAAGCATGacttccttctcaaggATCTTGAGCCCCTTGGTTGGATTAAGACACAGTCACAAGAACTCAACCACCTTTCTCCTCAGGACGTTACTACCCAAGCGAAAATTATGGCAGCTCACCCTGAGTGGGGACCTCAATCCATTTGCGTCACCTGTTCTTTCACTCCTGGTTCCGTCTCTCTCAACGCATGGGACCTCACAGTGGCTGGCTTCGAATGGGGTAGGAAGAACGAGGATGTCACGGGCCAGAACCCTGGGTTCAACCCGTCCATGGCCAACCGAGTTCAATTATTGTTGTCTGACAGGATTTTGGGTATGACCTTAGTTCCTGAGGGTGGGATTTGGAACTATGGTGTTGGTTTAACTCAGAGCTGGTCAGAAAAGATTCCTTACACAATGACTCTTGACAAGCCTGAGGCGTTCTGGGCCCCTTGCCACCGACCT AACGCTTTCCTCAACTTTGCCTCCATGGAGGGGGATGATGCGGCTGACGTTGAGAATAGTTTGGAGTAA